Genomic DNA from Alkalihalobacterium alkalinitrilicum:
AGGAAGAATCGTCTACAATCAATACTTTAACACGCTCATGATTCGTAAGTTTACTTACTTTTTCAATTGAGTGTGCGCTTAATAAAAGTAGAAATCTTCTCCATGAATAAGTAGAACGGTTTAAGAAACGGTAGATCGCATCTTTAGCTAGAATATCTGTAGATTTCTTGCTTTCGAGTGTACGAAACCAGTTTTTGTTTTCAATGATCAAACAGAAAATGAGCTGAAATAAATAAGCACAGGTAAAGCCAAACGACTTAGTAATTCCAGCTTTTCTAAGATGTTTCAATACTTTTAGTTCTATAAATGTAGATTTTATTTCATTTGGTAGTTGCTTAGGTTGGTCATTATTCGCTATCATATAGAGGACACCTCTTCTGTATGGTATTTGATTCTAGGCAAATCAACTATACCAAAAGAATGGGTGTTTTTTCATGCAATTTTTTCGTGTCAATGAAAGCATTTCAATGACCTCAGCAACTACTGCTGGTTGAACTTATTGAACTTTTATTGGTGCGAAAGTTGAGTAAATAAGCTTAAAAAAAAAATTAACTGAATAAACATATTCAGTTAATTTTGTAGGATATACTTTTTACCGCAATCCTTTTTCCCGATAACAATTATCCACCCAAGTAGAGTTTACGAACCTCATCATTTGTTTTTAACTCTTTCGATTCACCTTCTAAGGCTACACGACCGTTTTCCAAAATGTAGGAATAATCTGATATTTCCATAGCCATATGGGCATTTTGTTCAACAAGTAGAATTGCTGTTCCTTCCTTATTAATTTCTTTAATTATTTTAAATATCTCTCTAACTAAAATCGGCGCAATTCCTAAAGAAGGCTCATCAAGTAGTAACACTTTTGGCTTTCCCATTAAGGATCTTCCTATGGCCAACATTTGTTGCTCACCACCACTTAATGTACCAGCCTTTTGCTGAACACGTTCTTTCAGCCTTGGAAAATAGCTGAATACTTTTTCCATATCCGATTTTATATTCTTATCCTTGCGTTGAAAAGCGCCAATCTTTAAATTTTCTTCTACAGTCAACAATGGAAAAACTCTTCTGTTTTCGGGGCATTGAATTACTCCCTGCTTTACCATTTCACTAGCTGATTTTTTAATCATCGATTGACCTTGAAGTTCAAAATTACCTTCCTTGGGTTGGACTAAACGTGAGATCACATTAAGAGTTGTAGATTTTCCAGCACCATTACCACCAAGCAAAGAAATTATTTTTCCTTCTGGTACTTCTAACGAAACTCCACGTAATGCATGAACATAACCATAAAATGCATGAACGTTAGTTAGCTGCAACATCTTCTTCCACCTCCCCAAGATAAGCTTCAATTACGACTGGGTCATTTTGTACTTCTGCTGGGGTACCTTCAGATATTTTCTTTCCGAAGTTCATGACTGTTACGGCATCAGATACTTTCATAACTAATGACATATCATGTTCAATTAATAATACAGTGTAATTCATCTCGTTTTTTAAGCGCAAAATGAGTTCACTAATTCGCTCTGTTTCTACAGGGTTCATACCTGCTACAGGTTCATCCAGTAAAATTAATTTCGGATTTGCGATCATAGCTCGGCCAATGTCAACCATTTTTTGATAACCAAATGATAAATTAGAAACTTTTTCATGGGCTAGATGACTAATATTCAACAATTTCATCACTTCAAAAGCCTTTTCATTGGCTTCTTTTTCTGTCCTTCTTACGGATGGAAGATTTAAGGCAATGGCAAAAATATTCTTTTTTAACTGAGGGTGTAAACCCGTCAGTAAATTTTCTAGTACAGTCATTTTAGAAAATAACTCTACGTTTTGGAAACTTCTTGCTATTCCTTTTTTGATAATTTCATGTGGTTTATACTTCGTTATATCTTCTCCATTGAACGTAATATTTCCTTTCGTCGGTGTATAAAAACGACTAATGCAATTAAAAACAGTCGTTTTTCCTGCGCCGTTAGGTCCGATAATAGAGTAGATTGATCCTTCTGGTACTTCAAATGATAAATTATTTACAGCTGTGAGTCCTCCAAATTGTACAGTTATTTCCTTAAACGTTAACATTGCTCTTCTCACCCCTTTGATCTACTTCTGTATCTGTATCTGTCGGTTTGTTTCTTTTGAAGTTATCAAAAATGGACACAATTCCTTCAGGTTTAAATAAAATAATTACAACAACAGCTAACCCAATAACAATATTCGTAATTCCAATATAGCTATCTGTAAAATGCGGAAGAACTGAGAAAAGTACTGCTCCTACTACTGCTCCAGGAATAGATGCTAACCCTCCAACTACAATCATTGCTAATACTAGGAAGGATGTTACCATTGTAAAGTCATTCGGGCTAATAAATCCTACCCAATAACCGTAAATTCCCCCTGCGATTCCAGTAAAAAAAGCACTAATAACAAACATTACCGTCTTATAAAAAGAAATATTGATACCGATCGATT
This window encodes:
- a CDS encoding ABC transporter ATP-binding protein; the encoded protein is MLQLTNVHAFYGYVHALRGVSLEVPEGKIISLLGGNGAGKSTTLNVISRLVQPKEGNFELQGQSMIKKSASEMVKQGVIQCPENRRVFPLLTVEENLKIGAFQRKDKNIKSDMEKVFSYFPRLKERVQQKAGTLSGGEQQMLAIGRSLMGKPKVLLLDEPSLGIAPILVREIFKIIKEINKEGTAILLVEQNAHMAMEISDYSYILENGRVALEGESKELKTNDEVRKLYLGG
- a CDS encoding ABC transporter ATP-binding protein, whose translation is MLTFKEITVQFGGLTAVNNLSFEVPEGSIYSIIGPNGAGKTTVFNCISRFYTPTKGNITFNGEDITKYKPHEIIKKGIARSFQNVELFSKMTVLENLLTGLHPQLKKNIFAIALNLPSVRRTEKEANEKAFEVMKLLNISHLAHEKVSNLSFGYQKMVDIGRAMIANPKLILLDEPVAGMNPVETERISELILRLKNEMNYTVLLIEHDMSLVMKVSDAVTVMNFGKKISEGTPAEVQNDPVVIEAYLGEVEEDVAAN